The proteins below come from a single Phycisphaerae bacterium genomic window:
- a CDS encoding DUF3524 domain-containing protein has protein sequence MNDPSEQPLNILALEPYYGGSHRAFLDGWRAHSRHRWTVLSLPPHKWKWRMRHAAVTLADQVAARLREGQRWNAIFCSDMLNLAEFLGLAPQPLRSLPSIVYFHENQLTYPVRWESERDYQFVMTNLTTALAASSVWFNSAFHRDSFLPALTGFLKRMPDHQPLVAVDRIAVKSRVEHPGIDSPADRPPRPPGPLRILWAARWEHDKNPETFFEALDFLQRENVAFRLSVIGERFRESPEIFDRAEKQFAPCIDRWGYQPTRDDYLAALGEADVIVSTALHEFFGIAVIEATAAGAYPLLPDRLAYPEVLSRDELPNADAFFYDGSAEQLARKLIELARRIETGGTIWPADPLPLRRAVGRYLWPNRAPCLDRALERVMLP, from the coding sequence ATGAACGATCCGTCAGAACAGCCGTTGAACATCCTGGCCCTCGAACCTTACTACGGCGGCAGCCACCGCGCCTTCCTCGACGGCTGGCGGGCTCACAGCCGACACCGCTGGACGGTCCTGTCGCTGCCGCCGCACAAGTGGAAGTGGCGGATGCGCCACGCCGCCGTTACCCTCGCCGATCAGGTCGCCGCCCGTCTGCGCGAGGGCCAGCGCTGGAATGCGATCTTCTGCTCCGATATGCTCAACCTCGCCGAGTTCCTCGGCCTCGCCCCTCAGCCGCTCCGCTCGCTGCCCTCCATCGTCTACTTCCACGAGAACCAACTCACTTACCCCGTCCGCTGGGAAAGCGAACGCGACTACCAGTTCGTGATGACCAACCTGACCACCGCTCTGGCCGCCTCGTCCGTCTGGTTCAACTCCGCCTTCCACCGCGATAGCTTCCTGCCCGCGTTGACTGGATTCCTCAAACGCATGCCCGACCACCAACCTCTGGTTGCGGTGGATCGCATCGCTGTCAAGAGCCGCGTCGAACACCCGGGCATTGATTCGCCGGCGGACCGCCCGCCCCGTCCGCCCGGCCCCCTGCGAATCCTCTGGGCCGCCCGGTGGGAGCACGATAAGAATCCCGAAACCTTCTTTGAGGCCCTCGATTTCCTTCAGCGGGAGAACGTCGCCTTCCGCCTCAGCGTCATCGGCGAACGCTTCCGCGAAAGCCCCGAAATCTTCGATCGCGCCGAAAAACAGTTCGCGCCCTGCATCGACCGCTGGGGTTATCAGCCGACTCGCGACGACTACCTCGCCGCCCTCGGCGAAGCCGACGTGATCGTCTCGACCGCCCTCCACGAATTCTTCGGCATCGCCGTGATTGAGGCGACAGCCGCCGGAGCCTATCCGCTCCTGCCCGATCGTCTGGCCTATCCCGAGGTCCTGTCCCGCGACGAGCTTCCCAACGCCGACGCCTTCTTCTATGACGGCTCAGCCGAGCAACTCGCCCGAAAGTTGATCGAACTGGCCCGGCGAATTGAAACCGGCGGCACGATATGGCCGGCCGATCCGCTGCCCCTTCGCCGTGCGGTCGGCCGCTACCTCTGGCCCAACCGCGCTCCATGCCTCGATCGAGCTCTCGAACGGGTCATGCTCCCTTGA